The following are from one region of the Nicotiana tomentosiformis chromosome 7, ASM39032v3, whole genome shotgun sequence genome:
- the LOC138895695 gene encoding uncharacterized protein: MAYFSQSLTEAALEWYTRQDASRWYTWDDMAQAFARHFQYNIDIVSDYLSLTKVEKKPSESFREYGFTWREQAARVNPPMEEDEIVEYFLQALEPTYFGYLISATGKPFNDVVKMG, translated from the coding sequence ATGGCCTATTTCAGTCAGAGTCTGACTGAGGCAGCTCTAgaatggtacacccgccaagatgctagcaggtggtacacatgggacGATATGGCTCAGGCCTTTGCCCGGCACTTTCAGTATAATATTGACATTGTCTCAGATTACCTATCCCTAACGAAGGTAGAAAAGAAGCCCAgtgaaagctttagggaatacGGGTTCACATGGAGAGAGCAAGCTGCACGGGTCAATCCTCCGATGGAAGAAGACGAGATAGTtgagtactttcttcaagccctaGAGCCTACGTACTTTGGCTATTTGATCTCAGCCACAGGTAAGCCcttcaacgatgtggtaaagatgggaTAA
- the LOC104118141 gene encoding uncharacterized protein — MIEIVHKDRELRSLSKSVMMICASESNLVKAPDSTKATPLTVEGVTKKLSSLNLKPPVLVVKGPSKDIGASQEKPKVVVPGISSKPVIVVEGGHITHVIIKPVTQLPMVDTKVVPWNYKQVIVTYKGKEVEEEVNETGGLTHSGRCFTPEELRKAKPLKDSQIPAKKPVTEKEAEEFLKKMKVQENSIVEQLRKTPAQISLLSLLIHSDEHRRALMKILNEAHVPDKITVNHLEKIANKIFEANRITFSDDELPMEGTEHNRALYLTVKFEDSIVSRVLVNNCSSANMCPLSTLQKLKISTERIHMNSVCVRGFDGGVKYYVGDIMLELSIEPVEFTMEFQVLYVSVSYNLLLGRPWIYAAKAVPSSLHQMVKFEWDRQEIVVHGDEDISTYNGPPVPFIEAGDDKGPWVYQTFETVSIEKIPKGECIPGPKLSSASVMVANEMLKNGFVPGKGLGSSLHGIVHPVCPRENLGTFGLGFTPTEKDAKETKNLKQKVWSLTKPVPHISKSFVKPGAAKHPISSAPKPVVNVDKELIKSSFYASSTDMTCMRNFQPSPKSQSNLEIMIQEVKYDEEVEYDEEATFEEISKELKHFEEKPKPNLNETEAINLGDQDNVRETKISVNLEPQVREKIIKSLFEYKDIFAWSYNDMPGLSTDLVVHKLPTDLALPPVKQKLRKFKTDMSMKIKEEITKQLDAKVIRVTRYPTWLANVVPVPKKDGKTRVCVDYRDLNKASPMDDFPLPNIHIWINNCAKHEIESFVNCYAGYHQILMDEEDAEKIVFITPWGTYCYRVMPFGLKNAGATYMRAMSIIFHDMIHREIEVYVDDVIIKSKKHSDHVKDLRKFFQRLRRYNLKLNRAKCTFGVPSGKLLGFVVSRSGIELDPSKIKSIQELPPLKNKTEVMSLLGRLNYISRFIAQLTTTCEPIFKLLRKNVAVKWTGECQEAFDKIKRNLSNPPVLVPPEPGRPLILYLTVLDNSFGCVLAQHDITGKKEQAIYYLSKKFTPYEVKYTLLERTCCALT, encoded by the exons ATGATTGAAATAGTTCATAAGGATAGGGAGCTCAGGAGTCTTTCCAAGTCCGTCATGATGATTTGTGCTAGTGAAAGTAATTTGGTTAAGGCCCCAGACTCTACCAAAGCAACTCCCTTGACAGTTGAAGGGGTGACAAAGAAACTGAGCTCGCTCAATTTGAAGCCACCGGTGTTGGTTGTAAAAGGGCCTTCGAAGGATATTGGGGCAAGTCAGGAAAAGCCAAAAGTGGTCGTGCCCGGGATCTCGAGCAAGCCTGTCATAGTCGTGGAAGGGGGCCATATTACTCATGTTATTATTAAGCCTGTAACCCAGTTGCCAATGGTTGATACAAAGGTTGTCCCGTGGAATTATAAACAGGTGATAGTGACATATAAGgggaaagaagtagaggaagaagtcaatgaaacCGGAGGACTGACTCATTCTGGGAGATGTTTTACCCCAGAGGAGTTGAGGAAAGCCAAGCCATTAAAAGATAGCCAAATCCCAGCAAAGAAACCGGTCACCGAAAAAGAGGCTGAGGAattcctgaaaaagatgaaagtgcAAGAAAATTCCATCGTGGAGCAgttaaggaaaacaccagctcagatctctcttttgtctttgttgatacattcagatgaacaccgcagagccctgatgaagattttgaatgaggcccatgttcctgataaaatcacggtgaaccacttggaaaagattgccAACAAGATCTTCGAAGCAAACAggatcactttctcagatgatgaacttcctatggAGGGTACAGAACATAAtcgagctctttatctcacagtgaAGTTTGAGGATTCTATTGTTTCAAGGGTGTTGGTTAATAACTGCTCTAGTGCAAATATGTGCCCCCTGTCCACTCTGCAAAAGTTGAAGATCAGCACTGAAAGAATCCACATGAATAGTGTGTGTGTTCGAGGTTTTGATGGAGGAGttaaatattatgttggtgaTATAATGCTCGAATTGTCGATAGAGCCagttgagttcactatggagttTCAAGTGTTATATGTGTCTGTCTCCTACAATCTGTTGTTGGGCAGGCCTTGGATATATGCGGCTAAGGCAGTCccgtcttctctgcatcaaatggtaaaATTTGAATGGGACAGGCAAgaaatagttgtgcacggtgatgagGACATATCTACCTATAATGGCCCGCCTGTTCCATTTATTGAAGCTGGAGATGATAAAGGACCTTGGGTTTACCAAACTTTCGAAACAGTGTCTATTGAGAAGATTCCCAAGGGAGAATGCATTCCAGGACCGAAGCTATCCTCCGCGTCtgtcatggtagcaaatgaaatgttgaagaatggttttgTACCGGGTAAAGGTCTGGGTTCATCTCTACACGGTATTGTGCATCCTGTGTGCCCACGTGAAAATcttggtacatttggtttgggattcacgCCCACAGAGAAGGACGCGAAAGAGACTAAAAATCTGAAACAAAAGGTGTGGTCACTCACCAAGCCTGTTCCACACATCTCTAAATCGTTTGTCAAGCCAGGGGCCGCAAAACATCCAATATCATCAGCCCCGAAACCTGTGGTCAATGTTGAtaaagagctgatcaagag TTCTTTTTATGCTAGTTCTactgacatgacatgcatgagaaATTTTCAGCCAAGTCCTAAAAGCCAGTCTAATCTTGAAATAATGATCCAAGAAGTAAAGTATGATGAAGAAGtagaatatgatgaagaagcaacATTTGAGGAAATAAGTAAAGAACTAAAACACTTTGAAGAAAAACCAaagcctaatttgaatgaaactgaagcaatcaatttaggagatcagGATAATGTCAGGGAGACTAAGATAAGTGTGAATTTGGAACCACAAGTCAGagaaaaaataatcaaatcactGTTTGAGTACaaagatatctttgcatggtcgtatAACGATATGCCGGGCTTAAGCACTGATTTGGTAGTTCATAAATTGCCAACTGATCTCGCATTGCCTCCtgtcaagcaaaagttaagaaagttcaagactgacatgagtatgaagatcaaagaagaaatcacaaaacAGCTTGATGCAAAGGTCATTCGAGTCACTcgatatcccacttggttagctaatgttgtgccagtaccaaagaaggatggtaagaccaGGGTATGTGTTGATTATCGGGATCTTAACAAAGCAAGCCCAATGGATGATTTTCCATTGCCAAACATCCACATTTGGATTaataattgtgccaagcatgagatCGAGTCTTTTGTGAATTGCTACGCGGGATATCACCAGATCCTGATGGAtgaggaagatgcagaaaagatagtgttcatcacaccatggggaacatattgctaccgggtaatgccatttggtttgaagaatgccggGGCAACTTATATGAGGGCGATGTCTATtatatttcatgacatgatacacagggAGATcgaggtttatgtagatgatgtgataATAAAGTCAAAGAAGCATTCCGACCATGTCAAGGATTTGAGgaagtttttccaaaggctccgcagGTATAACCTCAAGCTCAATCGAGCAAAGTGTACATTTGGTGTCCCGTCTGGGAAGCTATTGGGATTCGTGGTTAGTCGTAGTGGTATTGAGTTGGATCCATCGAAGATCAAGTCCATCCAAGAATTACCACCTCTAAAGAATAAAACCGAGGTGATGAGCCTGCTTGgaaggttaaactacatcagtaggtttattgctcaactcacgacaacttgtgagcccatctttaagttgctgaggAAGAATGTCGCGGTTAAATGGACTGGTGAGTGTCAAGAAGCATTTGATAAAATTAAAAGGAACCTGTCAAACCCACCTGTGCTGGTCCCACCGGAACCTGGGAGACCCTTAATTCTTTATTTGACAGTCCTGGATAATTCTTTCGGCTGTGTACTAGCTCAACACGACATCACGGgcaagaaagagcaagccatttattatctcagcaagaagttcactccttatgaggttaagtatactcttcttgagAGGACATGTTGTGCCCTGACTTAG
- the LOC138895696 gene encoding uncharacterized protein, giving the protein MVEYEACILGLRLAVDMGVQEILVLGDSDLLFWSIEFRYIPMIHNEIANALATLASMLHDLDKTYVDPLHIQVRDQHAYCNVVEEELDGEPWFHDIKEYIKSGVYPVHATGDQKKTIRHLANRTFEAANKNIKKILRKIVQSSRQWHEKLPFALLGYRTTVRTSVGATPYLLVYGTEAVIPAEVEIPSLQIIAKAEIDDDEWKRMERSYNKKVRPRKFEVGQLVLKRILPHQAEAKGKFTPNWQGPFIMTKVLPNGALYLTDIEGKCVDMAINSDAVKRGRKFGHSRGSSMRKVWFRGKEFCSVCRDPPGREHGSGPS; this is encoded by the exons ATGGTTGAGTATGAAGCATGCATTCTGGGTTTGAGGTTAGCTGTAGACATGGGAGTCCAGGAAATACTGGTTCTaggagattcagatttgttg TTCTGGTCGATAGAATTCAGATATATTCCCATGATTCATAACGAGATTGCCAACGCCTTGGCTACTCTGGCGTCAATGTTACACGATCTGGATAAGACTTACGTCGACCCTCTGCATATCCAAGTCCGTGATCAGCATGCCTATTGTAATGTGGTTGAAGAGGAACTTGATGGTGAACCTTGGTTCCATGATATTAAGGAATACATCAAGTCGGGGGTATATCCGGTACATGCCACAGGTGATCAAAAGAAAACCATTCGACATCTG GCAAACAGAACTTttgaggctgctaacaagaacataaagaagatacttcgCAAGATAGTGCAAAGTTctaggcaatggcatgaaaagttgcctttcgctttactgggttatcgcactactgttcgcacttcagtaggtgcaactccttatttgctaGTGTATGGAACTGAGGCAGTCATACCTGCggaagttgagattccatccctTCAGATCATTGCAAaagctgaaattgatgatgatgagtgg AAAAGAATGGAAAGATCATACAACAAGAAGGTACGTCCTCGGAAATTTGAAGTGGGTCAGctggtattgaaacgcatccttccacatcaggctgaagctaaaggcaagtttACCCCAAACTGGCAGGGGCCGTTCATTATGACAAAGGTATTGCCCAATGGTGCCttgtatttaacagacatagaaggCAAATGTGTAgatatggctatcaattctgatgcagtcaagag GGGCAGGAAATTTGGTCATTCACGTGGATCCTCCATGAGGAAAGTATGGTTCAGGGGCAAGGAATTCTGTTCTGTTTGTAGGGATCCTCCAGGAAGAGAGCATGGCTCAG gaccctcctag